Proteins from a single region of Desulfolutivibrio sulfoxidireducens:
- the mutM gene encoding bifunctional DNA-formamidopyrimidine glycosylase/DNA-(apurinic or apyrimidinic site) lyase — protein sequence MPELPEVETIARGLAPGLVGRTIVDARFLCPTVLADCPSGDIFRAQAIGRRIAAVRRRAKLLLVDLDPAPGRVRAAHLAVHLKMTGRLWIGRALDEPPRHVRLIVPLDDGTALFFQDQRRFGTCRLLTDLAAWPFFAALGPEPLEMSFAQFDARLGQRSARIKALLLDQTVIAGIGNIYADESLFLAGIRPDAKARDISPARREKLLAVLRATLVRAIEAGGSTIRDYRTPEGLEGGFQNDFQVYGRGGQPCPRCRTPLSVTRVAGRTSTFCPRCQG from the coding sequence ATGCCTGAGCTTCCCGAGGTGGAGACCATAGCCCGGGGGTTGGCCCCGGGGCTTGTCGGCCGGACCATCGTGGACGCCCGCTTTTTGTGCCCCACGGTGCTGGCGGACTGCCCGTCCGGGGATATTTTCCGGGCGCAGGCCATCGGCCGGCGCATCGCCGCCGTGCGCCGCCGGGCCAAGCTGCTTCTCGTCGATCTCGATCCGGCCCCGGGCCGGGTGCGGGCGGCCCATCTGGCCGTGCATCTGAAAATGACCGGACGGCTGTGGATCGGCCGGGCTTTGGACGAGCCGCCCCGGCATGTCCGCCTCATCGTGCCCCTTGACGACGGGACCGCCCTCTTTTTTCAGGACCAGCGCCGCTTCGGCACCTGCCGCCTGCTGACCGACCTGGCGGCCTGGCCATTTTTCGCCGCGCTCGGTCCGGAGCCTCTTGAGATGTCCTTCGCCCAGTTCGATGCCCGGCTCGGCCAGAGGAGCGCGCGCATCAAGGCCCTGCTCCTGGACCAGACCGTCATCGCCGGGATCGGCAACATCTACGCCGACGAGTCCCTTTTTCTGGCCGGGATACGGCCCGACGCCAAGGCCCGCGACATCTCCCCCGCCCGGCGCGAAAAACTCCTGGCGGTGCTGCGTGCGACCCTGGTCCGGGCCATCGAGGCCGGCGGCAGCACCATCCGCGACTACCGTACCCCCGAGGGCCTGGAAGGCGGATTCCAGAACGATTTCCAGGTCTACGGCCGGGGCGGCCAGCCCTGCCCGCGTTGCCGGACGCCCCTGTCCGTGACCAGGGTGGCCGGGCGGACCTCCACGTTTTGCCCCCGCTGCCAGGGGTGA
- the murJ gene encoding murein biosynthesis integral membrane protein MurJ: MNEHARKIAKDVSIVGGATLASRILGFFRDVILAYVLGAGMYADAFYVAYRLPNTLRRLFAEGSMTMAFVPVFSRLRESDGDQAAFSMARSAMVWLLLILSVITMAAIFFAAPLTRLIAPGFVQKPELFALTVDLVRIVFPYIIQISAVALCMGVLNSMGHFLAPALATSELNTVVILGAGVAWIFGLDPAYTLAWAILVGGFGQWSMQQPWLRKYGFRWRGPWRFKDPAVIKMAVLMIPTAFGAAVYQINILLGTFLASYLPVGSVSYLYYADRLVQFPLGVFGVAIGTVALPSLAKLASSGRMEEYTSTLAASIRLTLFVSLPSTAGLIALAHPMVTVLFGRGAFSPEAAKATSAALVAYSLGLPAFACVRPLFSAYYALSDTKTPAWTAAACLLAYAATGYALMGPMGHVGLALAASVSSWLNVAILGIVLRKKTGPWMPLDKTLAVSTLLSLCIGLAAYALSGYPILSLACIAPLAVIYMAVAALLGVEEARMLAGFVGRLVPRRFRKKPS, encoded by the coding sequence ATGAACGAACACGCCAGAAAAATCGCCAAGGACGTCTCCATCGTCGGCGGGGCCACCCTGGCCAGCCGCATCCTGGGCTTTTTCCGGGACGTGATCCTGGCCTACGTGCTTGGCGCGGGCATGTACGCCGACGCCTTCTACGTGGCCTACCGCCTGCCCAACACGCTACGCCGGCTTTTCGCCGAGGGCTCCATGACCATGGCCTTCGTGCCCGTTTTTTCCCGGCTTCGCGAGTCCGATGGAGACCAGGCCGCCTTTTCCATGGCCCGCTCGGCCATGGTCTGGCTGCTGCTCATTCTTTCGGTCATCACCATGGCCGCGATTTTTTTCGCCGCGCCCCTGACCCGGCTCATCGCCCCGGGATTCGTCCAAAAGCCCGAGCTGTTCGCCCTGACCGTGGATCTGGTGCGCATCGTCTTTCCCTACATCATCCAGATCTCGGCCGTGGCCCTGTGCATGGGCGTGCTCAATTCCATGGGCCATTTCCTGGCCCCGGCCCTGGCCACCTCGGAACTGAACACGGTGGTCATCCTGGGGGCCGGGGTAGCCTGGATCTTCGGCCTCGACCCCGCCTACACCCTGGCCTGGGCCATCCTTGTCGGCGGGTTCGGGCAGTGGTCCATGCAGCAACCATGGCTTCGCAAATACGGCTTCCGGTGGCGGGGACCATGGAGGTTCAAGGACCCGGCGGTGATCAAGATGGCCGTGCTCATGATCCCCACGGCCTTTGGCGCTGCGGTCTACCAGATAAACATCCTGCTTGGGACCTTTCTGGCCTCGTATCTCCCCGTGGGCAGCGTCTCGTACCTCTATTACGCCGACCGGCTGGTGCAGTTCCCCCTGGGCGTCTTCGGGGTGGCCATCGGCACCGTGGCCCTGCCGAGCCTGGCCAAGCTGGCCTCGTCCGGCCGGATGGAGGAGTACACAAGCACCCTGGCGGCCTCCATCAGGCTGACCCTGTTTGTCAGCCTGCCGTCCACGGCCGGCCTCATCGCCCTGGCCCATCCCATGGTCACGGTGCTTTTCGGCCGGGGGGCCTTTTCTCCCGAGGCGGCCAAGGCCACGTCCGCGGCGCTTGTGGCCTACAGCCTCGGCCTTCCCGCCTTCGCCTGCGTGCGGCCGCTTTTCTCCGCCTACTACGCCCTCTCCGACACCAAGACCCCGGCCTGGACGGCGGCCGCCTGCCTTCTGGCCTACGCCGCCACAGGATACGCGCTCATGGGACCCATGGGACATGTGGGCCTGGCCCTGGCCGCCTCCGTGTCCTCCTGGCTCAACGTGGCCATCCTCGGGATCGTCCTTCGCAAAAAAACCGGCCCCTGGATGCCCTTGGACAAGACCCTGGCCGTCAGCACCCTCCTGAGCCTGTGCATCGGACTTGCGGCCTACGCCCTGTCCGGCTATCCCATCCTGTCCCTGGCCTGCATCGCGCCCCTGGCCGTCATATACATGGCCGTCGCGGCCCTTCTGGGCGTGGAGGAGGCCCGGATGCTGGCCGGATTCGTCGGCCGCCTCGTGCCCCGGCGCTTCCGGAAAAAACCTTCATAG
- a CDS encoding tRNA1(Val) (adenine(37)-N6)-methyltransferase yields MDSPDPTTDAIRLARAMFPRGLAQPEAGWRFSLDALLLGFFAGRPQPGSRVLDLCCGCGPAGFALLLRDAEAEMTLTGLDLDPDMIRAARENAARLGVSERHAAHVLDVREVRARAGRTKNTAAGATDAPQGGDGFRPAPESFGQVLCNPPYRAVGSGRACPGEGRNRARFETHGTLKDFVDAASFFLANKGLAAFVYPAVRLAALFACLTARRLEPKRLLPVHSHRERPARLVLVEAIKNGGPGLALEPPLVLYGEGKDAGSPRPRMTAQALAFCPFLAANA; encoded by the coding sequence ATGGACAGCCCCGATCCCACCACTGACGCCATACGCCTCGCCCGGGCCATGTTTCCCCGGGGGCTTGCCCAACCCGAGGCCGGCTGGCGTTTTTCCCTGGACGCCCTGCTGTTGGGCTTTTTCGCTGGACGGCCACAGCCCGGCAGCCGCGTCCTGGACCTTTGCTGCGGCTGCGGTCCGGCCGGGTTTGCCCTGCTTCTGCGGGATGCAGAGGCGGAAATGACGCTGACCGGGCTCGACCTGGACCCGGACATGATCCGGGCCGCCCGGGAGAACGCCGCCCGGCTCGGGGTGTCCGAACGGCACGCGGCCCATGTCCTGGATGTCCGGGAGGTCCGCGCCAGGGCCGGCCGGACGAAAAACACGGCTGCCGGGGCAACGGACGCGCCGCAAGGCGGGGATGGATTTCGCCCCGCCCCGGAGTCCTTCGGCCAGGTGCTGTGCAACCCTCCCTACCGGGCCGTGGGTTCGGGACGGGCCTGTCCAGGGGAGGGACGAAACCGGGCCAGGTTCGAAACCCACGGAACCCTGAAGGATTTTGTGGACGCGGCGTCCTTTTTTCTGGCCAACAAGGGCCTGGCCGCGTTCGTCTATCCCGCCGTGAGACTCGCCGCGTTGTTCGCCTGTCTCACGGCCCGTCGTCTCGAACCCAAACGGCTTTTGCCCGTGCATTCCCACCGTGAAAGGCCCGCCCGGCTCGTCTTGGTGGAGGCGATAAAAAACGGCGGCCCCGGGCTTGCCCTGGAACCGCCGCTTGTCCTGTACGGGGAAGGGAAGGACGCGGGATCGCCCCGGCCGCGCATGACCGCCCAGGCCCTGGCCTTCTGCCCCTTCCTGGCGGCCAACGCCTGA
- a CDS encoding TerC family protein yields MSLFELAIAFLTLAGLEIVLGIDNIVFIAIITNTLPSDIQSKARKIGLLLAMGTRIALLFAITWVMRLTAPLFSVMELTLSGRDLILLAGGLFLIAKSTFEIHDKIECRPHEESTRKVLTFRSAVTQIALLDIIFSLDSVITAVGMVGQIWIMVSAVVAAVVVMMIFADPVSHFVHRHPTIQMLALSFLILIGVFLVAEGLGKHIDRGYIYFAMFFSLLVEVLNMRMRKAQSS; encoded by the coding sequence GTGTCCCTGTTCGAACTCGCCATCGCCTTTCTGACCCTGGCCGGACTGGAAATCGTCCTTGGCATCGACAACATCGTCTTTATCGCCATCATCACCAACACCCTGCCCTCGGACATCCAATCCAAGGCCCGAAAGATCGGCCTGCTTCTGGCCATGGGCACGCGCATCGCACTGTTATTCGCCATCACCTGGGTCATGCGCCTGACCGCGCCGCTTTTTTCGGTCATGGAACTGACCCTGTCCGGCCGGGACCTGATCCTTCTGGCCGGAGGGCTGTTCCTCATCGCCAAGTCCACCTTCGAGATCCACGACAAGATCGAATGCAGGCCGCACGAGGAATCCACCCGAAAGGTCCTGACCTTCCGTTCGGCCGTGACCCAGATCGCGCTTTTGGACATCATCTTTTCGCTGGATTCGGTGATCACCGCCGTGGGCATGGTGGGACAGATATGGATCATGGTCTCGGCCGTGGTCGCGGCGGTGGTGGTGATGATGATCTTCGCCGATCCGGTGAGCCATTTCGTGCACCGCCACCCCACCATCCAGATGCTGGCCCTGTCGTTTCTCATCCTCATCGGGGTCTTTCTGGTGGCCGAGGGCCTTGGGAAACACATCGACCGGGGCTACATCTATTTCGCCATGTTCTTCTCGCTGCTGGTCGAGGTCCTGAACATGCGCATGCGCAAGGCCCAGTCGTCGTAG